In Bacteroidales bacterium, the genomic window TCCATATACGCTTCCTATGATGATATATCCTGCTGCTCACTATACTATGGGTGGAACTTGGGTTGATTATGAATTACAAACTACTATCCCTGGATTATTTGCTGCCGGCGAAGCTAATTTCTCCGATCATGGTGCTAACCGTTTGGGAGCATCGGCATTAATGCAAGGATTATCTGATGGTTACTTTGTATTACCTTATACTATTCAGAATTATTTAGCTTCTGAAATTGGCACCGGAGCTATACCAACAGATACTGCCGAGTTTGACGAGGCTGAAAAATCTGTTAAAGAGCGTATAAGTCACTTAATGAGCCTAAAAGGATCTAAATCACCTGACTATTTCCACAAAAAGCTTGGACATATTATGTGGAATTACGCCGGTATGGGACGTAATAAAGAAGGTCTGGAACATGCTTTAGAGGAAATCCCTAAACTACGTAAAGAATTTTTTGAGAATGTACATATTACAGGAACTACAGACGAATTTAATCCTGAATTGGAAAAAGCCTTACGTATAATAGATTTCTTTGATATGGGTATGTTGGTTGCAACTGACGCATTAAACCGAGAAGAAAGTTGTGGCGGACATTTTCGTGAAGAATATCAAACAGCTGAAGGCGAAGCTTTACGTAGAGACGATGAGTTTATGTATGTTGCTGCTTGGGAATATAAAGGCGAAGGTGTTAAACCGGAGCTTCATAAAGAACAGTTAACATATGAAGCTATTGAGGTAAAAACCAGAAATTATAAATAGAATTTTATTTATGAAATATTTTGCTTTTGCAAAGCATTTCATATTCAAATAAAAGATAGAAAAATGGATTTAACATTAAAAATATGGCGTCAAGAAAATGCCCAAGCCAAAGGGGGATTTGTAGATTATGAGGTTAAAGGAGTTTCTCCTGATTCTTCTTTTCTCGAAATGCTAGACGTATTAAATGAATCTTTGGTAGATAAAATTGAATCACCTGTTTGTTTCGATCACGATTGTCGTGAAGGTATATGTGGTATGTGTAGTTTGTATATTAATGGTCATCCTCATGGTCCTGATAATGCTATTACAACTTGCCAATTGCATATGCGTAAATTTAAAGACGGAGACACCATTACTATTGAACCTTGGCGTTCTAAACCATTTCCTGTAATTAAGGATTTGGTTGTCGATCGTTCAGCTTTTGATGATATTATTCAAGCCGGAGGGTATACTTCTGCACATACCGGAGGTGTTCCCGATGCAAACGCAACTTTAATTTCAAAATACGCTTCTGATCTCGCAATGGATGCTGCTGCTTGTATTGGATGTGGTGCCTGTGTTGCTGCTTGTAAAAATGCTTCGGCTATGCTATTTGTCTCAGCAAAGGTTTCTCAATTTGCTTTATTACCACAGGGTCAAGTTGAAAAAGAACGGCGTGTTCAGAAAATGGTAGCTAAAATGGATGAGTTAGGATTTGGTAATTGTACCAATACTTACGCTTGCGAAATGGAGTGTCCTAAAGAAATCTCTGTTTCTAATATTGCTCGTATGAATCGTGAATTCTTAGGTGCGAAAATTTTAAAGACAGAAAAAGTTAAATAATTTCAAATCGAAAATAAGTCTCAAATGCTTAGGTATTTGGGGCTTATTTTGTTATCACGATAAACTTTTTATAGGGAAAGAAGTTTTTGTAATTTGTTCGCTATTGTAATAACTCAGCTTAATAAACAAATAGATATATTTCTTAACTTTATAAATAATCATTTGAGATTTAATAATATAGACGGGTCTTAACGATAAATAGTACTGCTATCTTTGGCAAATATTAATATTTAAGATAGCTTTGCATTCTTTAAACTTAACACGGTAAAACTAAATATACAATGGATTTATTTGATAAATTAAACGTCGAGAATAGCGAAATAGGACAATATGCCAAAGATGCCGAAGGCTATTATGCTTTTCCAAAATTGGTAGGACAATTAGGTAGCCATATGGAGTTTTTAGGGAAAAAACGTCTGGTTTGGTCTCTTAATAATTATCTTGGTCTTGGAAATCATCCAGAAGTTCGTAAAGCCGATGCCGATGCTGCCAAAGACTGGGGTCTTGCTTATCCTATGGGAGCTCGCATGATGTCTGGTCACACTAAGTATCACGAACAGTTAGAAGAAGAATTGGCTGCATTTGTAAAAAAAGAATCAGCATACTTACTTAATTATGGTTATCAGGGAATGGTTTCTATTATCGATTCTCTTGTCGACCGTCACGATGTAATTGTTTACGATTCTGAAGCTCACGCTTGTATTCTTGATGGTATGCGTTTACATGTTGGAAAACGTTTTGTGTATCCTCATAACGATATGGAAAATCTTGAAAAGCAATTGATAAGAGCCAATAAGATGACTGAAAAAACAGGCGGCGGTATACTTTTAATTACCGAAGGCGTTTATGGAATGACGGGTGGATTAGGTCACTTGAAAGATATTGTTGCTCTAAAGAAGAAATATAACTTCCGTATTTTAATTGATGATGCTCATGGTTTTGGTACTATGGGACCCGAAGGTCGTGGAACTCACATTCATTATGGTGTTGAAGATGAAATTGATGTCTATTTTGGAACCTTTGCTAAG contains:
- a CDS encoding FAD-binding protein, with translation RKEDAEAIRNGKLSPIDLKEEDRDYYLERRYPAFGNLVPRDVASRAAKERCDAGYGVGTGLAVYLDFADAIKRLGEDVIRARYGNLFQMYEKIVDTDPYTLPMMIYPAAHYTMGGTWVDYELQTTIPGLFAAGEANFSDHGANRLGASALMQGLSDGYFVLPYTIQNYLASEIGTGAIPTDTAEFDEAEKSVKERISHLMSLKGSKSPDYFHKKLGHIMWNYAGMGRNKEGLEHALEEIPKLRKEFFENVHITGTTDEFNPELEKALRIIDFFDMGMLVATDALNREESCGGHFREEYQTAEGEALRRDDEFMYVAAWEYKGEGVKPELHKEQLTYEAIEVKTRNYK
- a CDS encoding aminotransferase class I/II-fold pyridoxal phosphate-dependent enzyme, whose translation is MDLFDKLNVENSEIGQYAKDAEGYYAFPKLVGQLGSHMEFLGKKRLVWSLNNYLGLGNHPEVRKADADAAKDWGLAYPMGARMMSGHTKYHEQLEEELAAFVKKESAYLLNYGYQGMVSIIDSLVDRHDVIVYDSEAHACILDGMRLHVGKRFVYPHNDMENLEKQLIRANKMTEKTGGGILLITEGVYGMTGGLGHLKDIVALKKKYNFRILIDDAHGFGTMGPEGRGTHIHYGVEDEIDVYFGTFAKSMAGIGAFVASKPEIIKFLKYNMRSQIYAKSLPMPMVIGALKRLDMIRTRPEFLEKLWLVVNTLQKGLREAGFNIGQTESMVTPVILSGTVADATQITYDLRENHNIFCSIVAYPVVPKGIILLRLIPTADHSLEDVDYTIKCFKDVKRKLETGEYSKEMKSMTAE
- a CDS encoding succinate dehydrogenase/fumarate reductase iron-sulfur subunit — encoded protein: MDLTLKIWRQENAQAKGGFVDYEVKGVSPDSSFLEMLDVLNESLVDKIESPVCFDHDCREGICGMCSLYINGHPHGPDNAITTCQLHMRKFKDGDTITIEPWRSKPFPVIKDLVVDRSAFDDIIQAGGYTSAHTGGVPDANATLISKYASDLAMDAAACIGCGACVAACKNASAMLFVSAKVSQFALLPQGQVEKERRVQKMVAKMDELGFGNCTNTYACEMECPKEISVSNIARMNREFLGAKILKTEKVK